In a genomic window of Penaeus chinensis breed Huanghai No. 1 chromosome 30, ASM1920278v2, whole genome shotgun sequence:
- the LOC125041267 gene encoding uncharacterized protein LOC125041267, giving the protein MRAGRERCGYFLLDTVFTVVVTGSLVVFVWRGAWVFLDAVLFPTMPHYSAMGSMMMGMTVTLLVFAAQLVLIPYLRHVRKGVGKIVVEDAYHTICFVGDINMWRGVWMLLNIYLLPDMPVVSNFLTSVAGLVLLMCFYTANSILVRGAVMDGAGEGSKGVTFPTQYFRFFYKRRLSEERQRPDFWVRGEEARSPLHISAPLESSLANKANGVCDGRGFGDGHSFTDGFGDGYNSGYSTNEERSPRPNSTFLGGGGGSGGGDGASSGTRGSLSRNASDLQSQQTETPL; this is encoded by the exons ATGCGTGCAGGC aggGAGCGCTGCGGGTACTTTCTCCTTGACACCGTGTTTACTGTGGTTGTCACGGGGTCGCTGGTCGTGTTCGTGTGGCGAGGAGCGTGGGTGTTCCTGGACGCTGTGCTTTTCCCTACCATGCCACACTACTCGGCTATGGGCTCGATG atGATGGGCATGACGGTGACTCTGCTGGTGTTCGCCGCACAGCTGGTGCTGATTCCGTACCTCCGCCACGTGAGGAAGGGCGTCGGCAAGATTGTGGTCGAGGACGCCTACCACACCATCTGCTTCGTCGGCGACATCAACATGTGGAGGGGCGTCTGGATGCTCCTTAACATATACCTCCTTCCAG ATATGCCCGTTGTCAGCAATTTCCTGACGTCGGTGGCTGGTCTGGTCTTGCTGATGTGCTTCTACACAGCCAACTCCATTTTGGTGAGAGGCGCTGTGATGGATGGCGCAGGAGAAGGATCCAAGGGAGTTACATTCCCCACGCAGTACTTCAGATTCTTCTATAAG AGGCGGCTCAGCGAGGAGCGGCAGCGCCCCGACTTCTGGGTGCGGGGCGAGGAGGCGCGGTCGCCCCTGCACATCAGCGCCCCCCTCGAGTCCAGCCTCGCCAACAAGGCCAACGGCGTGTGCGACGGCCGCGGCTTCGGCGATGGACACAGCTTCACCGACGGCTTCGGAGACGGCTACAACAGCGGCTACTCGACCAACGAGGAGCGGAGTCCTCGGCCCAACTCCACCTTCCtcggcggaggtggaggaagcggaggaggcgaCGGCGCTTCTTCCGGGACGCGAGGATCCCTCAGTAGGAACGCCTCGGACCTCCAGTCGCAACAGACGGAGACGCCCTTGTAG